The following are from one region of the Primulina eburnea isolate SZY01 chromosome 17, ASM2296580v1, whole genome shotgun sequence genome:
- the LOC140817683 gene encoding uncharacterized protein yields the protein MAPRGRKGKEVVQESGAQNMDDIDVNARGRRGRPTGEAVQNVNVEVEQITRRVNDMELVVSRFQNLNPPIFDGSEGYEKAESWLRAMNNLFDLVEYDSNRRVKLVVLQLRDNAERWWEATARALRDAGTVITWDVFSIQFRQEYSPPSYYAAKSSAFHKLVQGNLPVVEYARQLSSLLIYVPHIAGNDGAKMEKFLEGLGSHLYSLVLASNPVSYADAVNKAIRLEAGFQRDNQQQTLQIPSGGMQLPMGTSSYVPQQPFQ from the coding sequence ATGGCACCGAGAGGTAGGAAAGGTAAAGAAGTGGTTCAAGAGTCTGGTGCTCAGAATatggatgatattgatgtgaatGCTCGAGGTAGACGTGGTCGACCTACTGGTGAAGCAGTACAGAATGTTAATGTAGAAGTTGAACAGATCACCCGTAGAGTGAATGATATGGAATTGGTGGTATCGAGATTTCAGAATCTGAATCCTCCTATCTTTGATGGCTCCGAAGGTTATGAAAAAGCTGAAAGTTGGTTAAGGGCCATGAATAATTTGTTTGATTTGGTGGAATATGATTCCAACCGAAGAGTAAAATTAGTAGTTCTTCAGCTGAGGGACAATGCTGAACGTTGGTGGGAGGCTACTGCCAGGGCTTTGCGTGATGCTGGCACagttattacttgggatgtttTCAGTATTCAGTTCAGACAAGAGTATTCTCCGCCTTCTTATTATGCTGCCAAATCATCTGCATTTCATAAATTGGTTCAGGGTAATTTACCAGTTGTGGAATATGCTCGACAATTATCATCTTTATTGATTTACGTGCCGCATATCGCTGGTAATGATGGGGCAAAAATGGAGAAATTTCTGGAAGGATTGGGTTCTCATTTATATTCCTTGGTTCTGGCTAGTAATCCTGTTAGCTATGCCGATGCAGTCAACAAGGCAATAAGATTAGAAGCAGGATTTCAAAGAGATAATCAGCAGCAGACTTTACAGATACCCAGTGGAGGTATGCAATTACCAATGGGTACATCATCTTATGTACCTCAGCAGCCTTTTCAGTAG